AACGGCAGACATTCATAATAGATTTTCCtcgtttgaaatttcaaagattaaaaaaatcagagcACCCACAGTAATTTCCAAttgaacaaaatatttattgttctGTGGAACGATAATTTTGTCACATTATTTGAAATTGTTTAAGACTAACACAATCATTGCGCTCTAATGTTCAATTCCGGGAATTCCACGTTAGAATAATATTTGTGGTTTCATTTAATCTATCATTCACATTCCATGTTCAACAatacttgaatttttctaattcaattatttttcattattatcaattattttattttgatttcaatGGTGAAATCTAAATCTcagattcaattgaatttcatggaATTTAATGCATTAGTGGCTTCAAAATATGCAGTTCTACTTTGTAATGTAATTTTCTTCACAATAAAAGTAAATTTAGtatgaacaaaaaatgacaaaaaaactaGTGCATCTTTTACTACCACAGCAACATGAATAAACAAGCGAGAATTACGCAAAATAACTACAAACGGATTGAGTAAGAGTTGCGTTAACACGATAAAAATACGTGCGCCTGCTTTCGCTTGGTGCGTGATGACACTGAAACGAGTTTTTTTGctcataaattgaaattttatcagaacaataataatttcaacgaTAATTACGGCACTTAGACAACGACATCATGTGTAACTCACAACTATTGTAATTTCCGAATGGCAATGAAAACGAGTGGTAAACTTCTAGTTGTCGGTTAGTTCTCTTATCATGGCCTATTTGCCAAGGCCTACAATAACTTATTACGTCAATTTAGTCAAGAGATTGGAATATTCGTGAGTGCTGAACTATTCAGccgcacattttttttatattcacagTGAAAGATATGTCTGAGGATCGGGGAATACCTGCCGTTGATGGAAAACCCAGCGTCGTTGCTACCCAAATGAGTAAACTCGACTGTCGAAATCACCGGGACAGTCTGACATCGCTCTTCCATTACTCAAGTACTTGGCTAAGTAGTTACTGGGTGATGAGTGTAAAATAATTCGGAAAGGTGTGTGAAGTATTTTTCAACTACATTACTACAAGTTATAGAATCGAAATCATGGTGAAGTGGATAGTTCCGGCAGCTTTCTTATTTGCATTAAATTTATCTGCTGAACGTGAGTACTTAAAATGCTATTTGTCTGCAATTCATGGGGATTGCCAGGGAACCCCTAACTTTTAGTCTTATATTTGGTATTAAATGAGTTTTAGCTGGCGAACATAACATACAAGCTAACTAAACGCAACTCCAAAAAAGCATACAGTCTTTAAAAAAGATACGTGATTAACACAGGAAAAACGTATTTGCACCATTTGACACCACCGAATTCATATTAAATTcgttaaataaacaataatattaaataaataaataataatattattaacaaaatgagtGTCCCCTATGAAAAAATgtaagccgtcatgggaccccaggcagatgtgaaacatcgtgtgtgcaCTGGTAACATGCATAGAAGattatattattacaggaattaaatatagcctaatggaaaaatgaagtattacgaatttcttacagaaaatggtaactttattgaataaacatttatttacatgtgatataaaagttcgatattaatatcaagtggccacaatttaaatattttcatccgtgacttcagtaatagttatatttgagctttcctctgccggtattactgtgacgattggtcgatgataactaaagtacgttacaaaagtattggatgaaacatcatcaagatatctcacaaatacagcatctattgttgttccatattaaaaaatataaacacacatttatatttatgaaaaatataaatatgttaataaaatctaagataaaaattaaattagtctggtactattcgattaataaagtcttacacaacattgatagtatgccttgtgtttgaatgatcagggtggcgtccagtttcaataagaatatgttgtgatccccacgatgattgttgggaactgaaatattcgcatataataccacaagagctccgaaattatcggatatttcccgataggttcgttgcaaacaaatgaacgtgtcaagttttccagtctaaaaatcacgaacgcgaagcgcgagtgatttttctggaaaacttgacaagcttatttgtttgtagggaaccttgagggaaatatcagataatttcgaagttcgagtggtattcgggggattattttttccatccaaatgttggccgatagaattgcaccatgagacataattttcaacgaattgccatttaatctgtcagatacaattgagggttacttcaacatttgttgtttttatatatatcaacatgcaaaatttccagtgaaatttccaagaatttccgctgaaataccgtgttgactatataaaataacgtcgaaaggtgcaatcctattggccaagatttggatgggaaaaataatcacatataataccacaagtggttcaaaattatcgaatatttcccgatagattcgttgcaaacaaatgaaggagtcaagtttttcaggctaaaaaatgatttttcctgaaaaacttgacgacttcatttgtatgcagggaacctagagggaaatattctataattttgaagctcgagtggtattcaggggattatttttcctatccaaatttcggccaagagaattgtgccatgacatgaaaagaggtttatttggttaagtgtcgtttgtttaccaaaatattcaaaaaattatcgcatgtaataccacaagagctccgaaattatcggatatttcccgataggttcgttgcaaacaaatgaacgtgtcaagttttccagtttaaaaatcacgagcgcgaagcgcgagtgatttttctggaaaacttgacgagcttatttgtttgcagggaaccttgagggaaatatcagataatttcgaagttcgagtggtattcgggggattattttttgcatccaaatcttggccgatagaattgcaccatgagacataattttcaacgaattgccatttaatctgtcagatacaattgagggttacttcaacatttgtttttttttatatatatcaacatgcaaaatttccagtgaaatttccaagaatatccgctgaaataccgtgttgactatacaaaataacgtcgaatggtgcaatcctattggccaagatttggatgggaaaaataatcgctgatattcgaggtaggctatacaaaatatcaacaaatggtgcaattctattggctgaaatttgggtgggaaaaataatcacatataataccacaagtgcttcaaaattatcgaatatttcccgatagattcgttgcaaacaaatgaaggagtcaagttttttaggctaaaaaatcacgagtgcgaagcacgagtgatttttcctgaaaaacttgtcgacttcatttgtatgcagggaacctagagggaaatattctataattttgaagctcgagtggtattcaggggattatttttcctatccaaatttcggccaagagaattgtgccatgacatgaaaagaggtttatttggttaggtgtcgtttgtttatcagaattatcaaaaaattatcgcatataataccacaagagttccgaaattatcggatatttcccgataggttcgttgcaaacaaatgaacgtgtgaAGTTCTCCagtctaaaaatcacgagcgcgaagcgcgagtgatttttctggaaaacttgacaagcttatttgtttgtagggaaccttgagggaaatatcagataatttcgaagttcgagtggtattcgggggattattttttgcatccaaatcttggccgatagaattgcaccatgagacataattttcaacgaattgccatttaatctgtcagatacaattgaggattatttcatcgtttgtttttttttatataggcaacatgcaaaatttccagtgaaatttccaagaatttccgctgaaataccgtgttgactatacaaaataacgtcgaatggtgcaatcctattggctgaaatttgaataggaaaaataatcaaaaaaatatgatattaaaatacacaaaaaaaagaaaaagaaattttaagtgtggcttcaatatactcatgaactcaaatcttagttaattattgcaatatatgactaacgatttgcaatttttccatattaatttcttcatgaataataaaagaacaattaattgaagataatattaatataatttatagaaattagtaatatgattaatatgaatataattgattaaatataaaaatataataattctaTTTATGGACACTTGAAGAATACGATCTacctactgatgacttggtagtatgccatagtgtagtttcactttctttgcataaggttgatcactttgatcttctgagttatcactatcacacatattttattgtcaaaaattaaataaaacgcaggttatgtgtaccgtagtaaacaacaacgtcgaactgagtgagaagccacaccgtacactctactacacataaaatatatatatgtataccttagtatagcgtggCGACCCGtcgccacaccgtacactctactacatataatatatacagggtgtcccaaaaTTGAACGTCCAAACTtcaaacttaagttgggggtgaaattctggatcgaaaagtcctgagcgactttttgatcaaacgcaccctcttcatcttattgagggttgaagttggacgaatcaggggcgtgggataaccgttcgcacgacggtgaggaaaacatgcCAGAgaagaaggggagggaaatgaaaaaaatgaacacccacccgctacataaaaattatttactcttcccctaattaatgacaagggatgaaaccaagggcattcgatggaggaataaattccccatcgattgaGGCCCATTCCATCCCTTAATCTAATCGAAAGGGATAAAAAAACAGCGCTGAAAATTACAGCGCTGCAAAAAAACACccggcgatttaattttctaaagcctcGTTGGCCCTGAAAAATCAGTTTCTTCTCCCCTAATTAAcgccaagggatgaaaccaagggcattcgatAGAGGAATAATTTCCCCATCGATTGAGGCCCATTCCATCCCTTAAtatctttctgccgccgcaggggagtagtaccgtatggtggggacaccaccacactcgaacgttttcctcaccgtcgtgcgaccggttatcccacgcccctgattcgtccaacttcaaccctgaataagttgaagagggtgcgtctgatcaaaaagtcgctcaggacttttcgatccagaatttcacccccgacTTAAGTTTGAAGTTTGCACGTTCAATTTTGGGACATCCTGTATAGgtataccttagtatagcgcgGTGACCCGTCGCCACGGCAAGCCTCGCCAGGCCAACGATTCGGTTTACAAGtgagcctatagatgtttcacatcaaaattaTACATTTGGACTGAATTCATTTCTACACTACTGTCTTAGGAAAAGCAACGAAATTCATAAATTCGAAACtttcattgaaatatatttaacaTAATATATTCCGCTGTCAATCATGGACggttaataattttcacacTAAAGATCATCTCTACGCTTGTATTATTGAAGATAATGCAAATTAcccatggaaaaaaataaataatactgtaaaaaattatgataaacaCGCGTTGGCAATAAAGTAAAATATTCCATTGTCCATAAATTCAATgtgataaacaaaaaaataataaatcacctTCAAATGTTATCCTGATAATTCCtcatttaaacaattacaGGTTATCAACGCAAAAAGTtcgtaaaaaatttctaaagtcatGATATCGACAATCGGTTGCAATATGCCGTAGAAGGTATATGATAAAAAAACATATCCGAAAGACCCAATTCTTGAAAAACTTCAAGGTAAATACATCCGTCTCTTGTATATTGTTCATTGTTTAGCTATTGGctcttttagtttttcgttcTGGTACTTTGGTTTCTTGGGCGGTTTTTCCCTGGATTTATTCGCACCTGGATACTGGGGTTGTGGAGATTGTTTTTGacaactttttttcattctatatttttttaaatattttcatgataCTTTTAAATATAGCATCCACGGTAAGTCCATGTTTGAGATGTACTAAAAGATGTAATTTCTTATGTaaacttaaaaaaatgaatataaatgatcatttttctccctttctcaCTCCCCTAAATACACTGCGCCTACATACCCGCAATATAGACGAACTATCGACATTATCTTTGCAGCATCAATAGTCATTAATATACCTGAAGATGGAGAGTACCGGACCTTATCGTCCACCTACCCTGGCTTCTCCGAAAAGAACGAAGATTTCGCCAATCTTACAAAGCACCCCTGCCATCGTCCCTGCAAGAATCATTCTATCCCCATGGAATGTTACTACTCCTTCAAAGTGGAATCATACAGAACCATGAGTAAAGCTTGCTACGATTGTCCTCAGAATATCTCACATTGCTTTCTTCCTGATTGCATTGCAGCCGATGGTTTCGAACGATCACTACAGGTTGTAAATCGTCAGTTGCCCGGCCCTCCCATTGAGGTACATAAATAACTCACACCATCAAATGACAAAAATCTAACTCCATTTAATGTGATTCCATCAATTATTTGTGAGATGTTTagtttatgaaatatttaataaagacGAATGTAAGAAATGAATATGTTGTATTGAATGACTCTGattttgcaattattttaaaataatttactatTACAGGTCAatcgaaaattcaaaaaaattccaacaaatgagtcaaaagataatttttgtaaaacttgttactttaaatttatttgttattatgAGGAACATTCGttatccataaaaaatttatcgactAACTAAAATCAGTCGATGGAGTTAAAATAAAGTAAAAACTAAATTGATCCATTTTCATTACacaatgaatattttaaaagactGTTCTCAATATGTTCCAGTACCTGATTTTGCGTAATTTCAGGATATCTCAAATTTTTGACACCTTAAAGTTTTAAAGATGTTATATGCTTTGAATGATCACCACCACAAGATATAAGAAGTATATTTACTGCACTTTGTTACTGCCAATTGCGCTATTAGGTCTGTAACAATGAAAAGCCCCTATCGCACGTATTCTTCCCagcatatttaataaataattaataacaagtAGATAATGATCAGATTTATTCCATGCTGATCTCCAGTTTTATCACtgacaatttattaaatgcCATAATGCATATACAACCCATTTGGTTTGCATAACtatacaattaaataatttggtTAGATTTGTCAAGGAGACAGGCTCATTGTGGATGTAACAAACCTTCTATTCGCGGAGACTACATCCTTGCATTGGCATGGTCAGCATCACCGCACCTCACCATATATGGATGGTGTTCCTTACATCACTCAGTGTCCCATACTTCCAGGTTCAACATTTCGATATCATTACACTGCAGCAACTTCCGGAACGCACTTCTGGCATTCCCATTCAGGTATTGATTGTCGTTTTATTGAAAGCACTccttattttcttcatttaaatttcatgCACTCATCAGGGCATGCGAAAAACAcatgataaatgaaaaaatcaaggaaagtcaaataaaaataaaaaagctgcataatttttcaatactaTCGTCTAAAATATAAAAGAAATTTCAAGCAAAATCCAATGCATTCGTCTAATGAATGTGCCACGGAATTCTATTTTCTGGTTTTCTCCTTAGCATGGAATGTAAAAATCCCAATTaacgatatttatttttttcactaaataTGATAATTTACGATATTGAAGGATTTCAAAGAGGTGATGGAGTGTTTGGCCCTCTAATCGTCCACCCGTATGAAAATAGAGATCATCATAAAGAGCTTTACGACATCGATGAACATATAATTACGATACTTGACTGGGACCATATGAGCGGCAACGACAAATTTCTCGCTCATCATCATTCAACTGGGAACAATAAACCCCTAAACCTTCTTGTCAATGGATTGGGACCCTATGACTCAAATCATATTGACGAGAGGATTCTCATGAACATGCCCTATGCTGAATTCATCGTGGATCAGGTTGGGAATTTTGTAACATATAATAATGAAGTTCAGTGATGAGAGctctatcattttttcttgTCATCTAATTGATACTAAATACTATATGTATagtttgaataattcaataaaattcaattgtaaaCTTTTACTCATTATTTCTAGGGACTCAGACATCGATTTCGTCTCATAAATGCTGGATTCCTCAACTGTCCAATTGAAGTATCGATCGATAATCACACAATGTATATAGTGAGCACCGATGGAAATGACATAAAACCTGTGAAAGGTTggctacaatttttttaatttccctaGATTTGGATTGAAAACATTGAgcgatatattttatttaatttctgaCCTTTTTAAtgtataattttccatttttttatcaaatttataGCGATTCATTAGGAAGCATAGTACCAatgaaattgatagaaatggCAGAATAAATCACCAATTGCGCGTACAGTAATGGTCACACCAGTTGAATAGTATTTTTGTTGtaatttctaaatattttctcaaaagTATGATATCTTTACAGgagaaaatatctcaaaaaatgtttttttctcaatttccaTTACATCATTTGTATGTATTCCAGCAAGCTCACTAGTGACTTACGCAGGTGAAAGATTTGATTTCATAGTGGAAATGAATCGACAGATCGATAATTACTGGATACGTTTTCGTGGATTGATGGATTGCGACGAGAGATTTTTAAACGTTAAACAAAAAGCCATTCTAAGGTATAAAGGAGCAGTCAAGAGGCTGCCCGAGGAGAATGAATACCGGGTTAATTTCAGACACGATAGTGATGTTAACAATGAACCCGCCGTGGTGAGAAATGTGACTTGTCATTACTAAATGATGTAATAGATTTCCAaccaattaatttatattttaggtAGTAAATGCATTAAATAAGGGGACTGAATCGACTGACATAATAAGTATCCCTCTGCTGAAAAGTGTCGACCCTGACGATGAGGGGAATCTCGTAGAACCAGATTATCAATTCTATTTGGcttatgatttttatgataaaaataatccgCATTTCAATCCTAAGAATATATATAGTTCCCATCAGGGTAAGTGTTCAATGTAATTATAGTCATAAAACTCGTGGTAACGTattaaataaatggaaattaataaaatgctAACAAGCAAAGTAGATCATATAAATAATGGTAATTTTATTGCTGTTAacgttttgaaataaaaaaaataattttctttgcaATTggtataagaaaaaaaaaagtttaataaaAAGTAAATTGAACAAAGAACAAATGaagcttttgaaaaatttgttgatccTAATTTCAGTTGCTGCACGAATATTCACTCCCCAACTAAACCATATATCGATGAAGTTACCGAATTTCCCACTGCTACCTCAACGCAATTCAATAACACCTGACCAATTCTGCAATTCGTCAACAGTAGGTGACTGCAAGCATAAATACTGTGCGTGCACTCACGTCCTCCAAGTAAATCGCGGCAGTGTTGTAGAACTGGTGTTGGTAGACGAAGGCGTTACATATGATGCAAATCATCCATTTCATTTACATGGAAGTGCATTCCGAGTTATAGCGATGCAACGAATTGGAAAAAGTGTGACTGTTGACCAGATCAAGGAGCTGGATGCAGCTGGCCGCATTGAAAGACGGCTGGATAGTGCTCCTATAAAGGACACAGTTACTGTGCCCGATGGGGGTTATACGATTGTGCGATTCTACGCTGATAATCCAGGTAAGGAATTACACCAACAGAAATAACCTTTGTAATACACCCAACCCCTTCATTCAAAATTTGGTacttaattttcatatttctcaGTTGCAAAAGTTGAATTCATGAGGTTAATTCCTAGAAATGATCAATAAAAACTAGAAGATTGGAATGGGAGAGGTACGATGAATTAGATAAAAATAGAATGTGTCTGCCATTTGcttgaattttgaatgaataaaagaagagaaatattttcttttttttagttGTTAATTTGTCAAAAGTGAATATCGTTAAAATTTCGAAGGATATGTAATAATGTAATGACGCTTTTATTGAGCTAAGGAAACTTTACAAAGACAATTGATTCAAggtaaatttcattataaacgACCCTTTTGTATTAGAGTAGTCGATGACTAACAACATATATGGGTTAAAAGTTTTAATGTATTAATGATAAATGTAAAATTACTAtcctaaattaattttattacgtTCAAGGTTATTGGTTACTTCACTGCCACATCGAGTTTCACGTGGAAATAGGTATGGCGGTAATATTCAAAATCGGTGAACATAAGGAGATGAAATCAGTACCTGTGGATTTTCCCGAATGTGGCAATTGGAAACCAACAGGCCCTCCCGAATTTGTTGCGAAGCCAACGTTTGCCCCCAACAACCCTGTATATAACGAAGTACTGATACCAGCAAAACAGAACATAAATTTGAAGGACCTTGAATATTTATCATCATCGAATACCCTCCccctatttttccaaaaaatggtTGTGTTTATTACTATCACAGTTATGATGTTATTTTAGGATTACGTAGTGCTAGATATTcgaagtgatatttttatatttgctTACAATAGTATTGTATGGATAAAAGTATTGCAATTATCAATTACTAATAAAACTTTAAAATATTGCATTGGATAGCTTTCCGTTTTGAGACTAgacaaaataatgaatttcaaaCATAGAATTAGCATATATAGTTATTATAATGACAATTTTGTTTTATCCAGGTTACTATTAATTTGATATAACGTATTTACTTCAAACAGAGTATTGCGATGACATGTTTATTGCTCTTGTTGTTCAATATTAGTAATATCTCAGGGCTGGGACAGTTATAGTGtttcaaaacgaaaaaaaaactggaaaaacACATACGAATATACTGATATCTTCTATAGACACATACTATAGTTTCAGCACTTTAGATATTTAGTCCCCTCCCCATCTCAAAATCACACAGAGAAAGTAGcttaaatttttccccaaatcAGTCGGACGCTGCCATCACCAGCTCATTACTCAAGTGTCCGTCTAAGTGGTTAGTAGTTAACGAGTGGTAGCTAATTGATGGTGTAGTGCATAATTGTTGGATCATGTTCTACACTATTGCTCCAAGTTGCTGGACGAAAGTCATGCTCAAGTCGCTTATTCTGACGAGTTTGTTACTCGGAGTGAATTCATTAACAAAGGGTGAGTGAAAAATCGACAATCAATGAACTAAAATATTTATCTACATGCCAAGTAtgggaaattcaatttaatattttttttttcatattagtacgtccattgataattatttatcaatatcGTGAGGACTTCTTAATGATACTTTCTCttgattataaaataaaaatagaatatgATTTGTCATGAATTCAatgttaaaaatgaaaacatgaTAAGTCTctcattaaatatattttgttattagtTGAATAGCAGAGAATTTCACAAACAATCGAACAAATTGCTAAACGAACCGAATAATGTGTCACTAACCCACTTTAAAAATAAgattacaaattaaaaataacacCATTGCAAGAAACTCATTGGAGCATATCAAAAGTGTTATAACTACGTGGCGTCAATTGCCGTGCTCCTAATATACATAAGACTTGTATTATGTTTGTAGCGACAATAAGTAGTAATACACCTGAAAATGGACACCATCTGGGCTTGTCCCCCTCCGTTTTTGAGTTATATCACGCGGAGAAGGATTTTATCGATCCATCTAAGCATCCCTGTCGTCGTCGTTGCAAGGATTATTCCATCCCGATGGAGTGTCACTACTCTTTCACAGTGGAGTCCTACACAACCATGAGCAAAGCATGTTACGACTGTCCTCTCAATGTGACTCAGTGCTTTCTTCCGGAGTGCATTCCAGCTGATGGTTTCAAAAGATCGATACAAATCATTAATCGTCAATTACCGGGTCCTACTATCGAGGTATATTAATCAACCGAAATGAAGTATTTAATGTTTCCTAAAACGTTTCATAGAAATATTGAAGGGAgcaatattaaataaagtcGATTGATGACATATATGAATCCCCAAATACG
The DNA window shown above is from Diachasmimorpha longicaudata isolate KC_UGA_2023 chromosome 7, iyDiaLong2, whole genome shotgun sequence and carries:
- the LOC135164602 gene encoding uncharacterized protein LOC135164602 isoform X1, producing the protein MVKWIVPAAFLFALNLSAEPSIVINIPEDGEYRTLSSTYPGFSEKNEDFANLTKHPCHRPCKNHSIPMECYYSFKVESYRTMSKACYDCPQNISHCFLPDCIAADGFERSLQVVNRQLPGPPIEICQGDRLIVDVTNLLFAETTSLHWHGQHHRTSPYMDGVPYITQCPILPGSTFRYHYTAATSGTHFWHSHSGFQRGDGVFGPLIVHPYENRDHHKELYDIDEHIITILDWDHMSGNDKFLAHHHSTGNNKPLNLLVNGLGPYDSNHIDERILMNMPYAEFIVDQGLRHRFRLINAGFLNCPIEVSIDNHTMYIVSTDGNDIKPVKASSLVTYAGERFDFIVEMNRQIDNYWIRFRGLMDCDERFLNVKQKAILRYKGAVKRLPEENEYRVNFRHDSDVNNEPAVVVNALNKGTESTDIISIPLLKSVDPDDEGNLVEPDYQFYLAYDFYDKNNPHFNPKNIYSSHQVAARIFTPQLNHISMKLPNFPLLPQRNSITPDQFCNSSTVGDCKHKYCACTHVLQVNRGSVVELVLVDEGVTYDANHPFHLHGSAFRVIAMQRIGKSVTVDQIKELDAAGRIERRLDSAPIKDTVTVPDGGYTIVRFYADNPGYWLLHCHIEFHVEIGMAVIFKIGEHKEMKSVPVDFPECGNWKPTGPPEFVAKPTFAPNNPVYNEVLIPAKQNINLKDLEYLSSSNTLPLFFQKMVVFITITVMMLF
- the LOC135164602 gene encoding uncharacterized protein LOC135164602 isoform X2, producing MVKWIVPAAFLFALNLSAEPSIVINIPEDGEYRTLSSTYPGFSEKNEDFANLTKHPCHRPCKNHSIPMECYYSFKVESYRTMSKACYDCPQNISHCFLPDCIAADGFERSLQVVNRQLPGPPIEICQGDRLIVDVTNLLFAETTSLHWHGSTFRYHYTAATSGTHFWHSHSGFQRGDGVFGPLIVHPYENRDHHKELYDIDEHIITILDWDHMSGNDKFLAHHHSTGNNKPLNLLVNGLGPYDSNHIDERILMNMPYAEFIVDQGLRHRFRLINAGFLNCPIEVSIDNHTMYIVSTDGNDIKPVKASSLVTYAGERFDFIVEMNRQIDNYWIRFRGLMDCDERFLNVKQKAILRYKGAVKRLPEENEYRVNFRHDSDVNNEPAVVVNALNKGTESTDIISIPLLKSVDPDDEGNLVEPDYQFYLAYDFYDKNNPHFNPKNIYSSHQVAARIFTPQLNHISMKLPNFPLLPQRNSITPDQFCNSSTVGDCKHKYCACTHVLQVNRGSVVELVLVDEGVTYDANHPFHLHGSAFRVIAMQRIGKSVTVDQIKELDAAGRIERRLDSAPIKDTVTVPDGGYTIVRFYADNPGYWLLHCHIEFHVEIGMAVIFKIGEHKEMKSVPVDFPECGNWKPTGPPEFVAKPTFAPNNPVYNEVLIPAKQNINLKDLEYLSSSNTLPLFFQKMVVFITITVMMLF
- the LOC135164602 gene encoding uncharacterized protein LOC135164602 isoform X3, whose protein sequence is MECYYSFKVESYRTMSKACYDCPQNISHCFLPDCIAADGFERSLQVVNRQLPGPPIEICQGDRLIVDVTNLLFAETTSLHWHGQHHRTSPYMDGVPYITQCPILPGSTFRYHYTAATSGTHFWHSHSGFQRGDGVFGPLIVHPYENRDHHKELYDIDEHIITILDWDHMSGNDKFLAHHHSTGNNKPLNLLVNGLGPYDSNHIDERILMNMPYAEFIVDQGLRHRFRLINAGFLNCPIEVSIDNHTMYIVSTDGNDIKPVKASSLVTYAGERFDFIVEMNRQIDNYWIRFRGLMDCDERFLNVKQKAILRYKGAVKRLPEENEYRVNFRHDSDVNNEPAVVVNALNKGTESTDIISIPLLKSVDPDDEGNLVEPDYQFYLAYDFYDKNNPHFNPKNIYSSHQVAARIFTPQLNHISMKLPNFPLLPQRNSITPDQFCNSSTVGDCKHKYCACTHVLQVNRGSVVELVLVDEGVTYDANHPFHLHGSAFRVIAMQRIGKSVTVDQIKELDAAGRIERRLDSAPIKDTVTVPDGGYTIVRFYADNPGYWLLHCHIEFHVEIGMAVIFKIGEHKEMKSVPVDFPECGNWKPTGPPEFVAKPTFAPNNPVYNEVLIPAKQNINLKDLEYLSSSNTLPLFFQKMVVFITITVMMLF